TCTGCTGTCAAGGGAGCGACCGTTCTTACCGGCCTGCATAAGGGTGCCATCCACATGGGGGAATATATATACGATGCGCCGATAAAAATCGGCAAGACAACAAAGAAATCTCATGCGAACATGGGGAGCATTAATGATTTAACCGCATTAAAGAAATCATCAAACGTTTATATGTTTAATATTGCTATGAGACTTGGAAAATACAGCTATAGCAATAAAAGCTTTTATGGAGATAACCGTTACCTTGGCTATGATGTTATGCGTTATTATTTCAGCCAGTTCGGATTAGGGGTAAAAACTGGCATCGATTTTCCGAATGAATCCACAGGCTATTTCGGAGGTTATCAAGAGCTAGGTAATATGCTTGACATGGCCATTGGACAGTTTGACACCTATACTCCAATTCAGATGGTGCAATATGTTTCAACGATCGCAAACGGGGGATATCGCGTTCAGCCGAGGCTTGTAAAGGAAATCCGTGAACCGCAGACGGAAGTACAGCATGAAGGCAAGCTTGTGGAGCGGTTTGAACCGAATATTCTTAATGAAATTGATATGGATAAGAGCTATATCAATCGGGTGCAGCAAGGCTTCTGGGAGGTGTACCACTCTCCGGGCGGAACAGCCGCACAGTATTTTAACAATCCGAAATATCATAATCCGGCAGGGAAAACAGGTACTGCCCAGGTTAAGAAATATGATCACAACGGAAACTTTATTGCGAACAAAGATAACCTGACATTGGTCGGCTATGCCCCTTATGATAATCCGGAAATAGCTTTTGCGATTATTGTACCAGATGCGTCACCGTACAGCGGAACCCAGGCGGTGAACAAGCACATTGGACAAAGAGCATTGGAGACGTACTGGGATTTGAAAAAGAAAACAGAGACAGAAGAAAAAGCGAAACAATAAAAAGAAGCACTGAGCGAAGCTCAGTGCTTTAATTATGGGTTTTGGGTTATTGGAAAAAGATTTGCGTTAATCGTGGTTCATCATGACAAGGAAAAGATCTGCATCTTTTCCTTGTTCAGTTTGTTAGAATGCACATGCACAGCCAACGATAATCAGAAGCACGAACAATACCACGATCAAAGCGAAACCTCTGCCACCTACAGCGTGACCCATTTGACTTACCTCCTTTATTATAAACTCCAACATCTCCCTAACAATATATGGTGCTTTGCTTATTTTGTATGGGACAAATGCGGATATGCCTGGAAAATGGGCTCCGATTGCATTCACCATTTCGATTCAAAGCCGGTAATAAAAAAATGTAAGTTCTTAAAAAAATAGACTCTTGTACCGTTTCACAAAGCCTGTCTCCTTCATATGTTATGGGTGTAGATCGTTAAATATCTCGAAAGAGGAGGTAACAAAATGTCATTTGGATGCGGTGGAAGTGGTTTCGCTCTTATTGTGGTGCTGTTCATTTTGTTAATTATCATAGGCTGTGCTTGTGCATTTTGCTAAGCCTTGATCCGGCATGAATAACAGTAAACAGAAAAGACCCCCAGATGTTTGTGTCTGGGTGGTCTTTTTTTACGTTTTCCAGTAAAGTATATATAGCAATGAGGAAAGTAAAGGAGATGTAACATGAAGAAGTACATATTGATTCTTACCGCTGTTTTTTTTCTTTGTTCTGCGTCAATTGCATCCGCCCATACCGGCCTTGAATCTTCACAGCCGGCGGAAGGTGCTGTGATCAAAGAAAACTTAAGCAAGATCACGTTAACTTTTGAATCAAAGATTGAAAATTTAAGCACGATGAAAGTCACTAAGGATGGAAAACCCTTAGATGTAAAAGTGGCCGTAAAGAATAACATCATGACAGGCACGGCGCCCTCACCGCTTGAAAACGGGAAATATAAAGTAAATTACAAAATTATCGGTGCTGATGGCCATATTATCCAAAAAGATTATTCCTTTGCTGTTCAGAAGCCGAAAGAAGAGAAAGCTGTAAAGGAAGCACCTAAAAAAGAAAAAGAAAAAGGTGAAAAGACCCAAAAAGAAGAACAGCAGAAAAAAGCTGAAAAGGCGGAATCGAAGTCAAACAATGCAGCAGCCCCGCTGTTTATCGTAGTGCTGCTGATCGTGATTATCGGAGCCGTGCTGTTTATTAAACGAAGAAAATCATAATTAACACATGAAAGCAGGACCATGATTCATCCATTCATGGTCCTGCTTTCTTATTTTAAGGACTGTTTCAAGACTTGAACGTTTTTTTGCATAAGTGATAAATAATCTTCGTTCGCCTCAGCATCCTTAGGAATAAGGGTTTCTAAGTTTCTTAATTTCAGTGTTTTTGTTCCTGTTTCATGTTCTACAACTCTAGCCAGTTTATCGCTGGCACTGTTTTCAAGAAGAACATAGTGAATATGTTTTGCTTTAACGTGTTTGATCAGGTCTTGCAGCTGTCTTTGTGACGGTTCCTGAGAAGTTGACAGTCCGGAAACCGGAATCTGTTTCAGGCCGTACCGATGTTCCCAGTATCCATAGGCAGCATGAGAAACAATAATCTCCTTATGCGGGCTATTCTTGATCGTTTGATTGAACGAGGTATCAAGCTTTTCAAGATCCTTTTTAAGTGATAGGTAATTCTTTGTGAAGTCAGCTTTGGCTTTTGGGTTCAGCTTAATTAACGCCTGTTCGATGTTCTTGGCCATTTGGATTGAAAAAACCGGATCAAGCCAAATGTGGGGGTCTTTATCTCCATGTTCGTCAGGGTCCTCATCACGATGCTCCACTTTTTCCAGCGTGAGGCCCTTGGCTGCTTTTATGGATTCAACCCCTTCGTTTTTTACCGTTTCATTTACTTTATCAGCAAATCCTTCGATTCCTGTACCGTTATAGATGAATGCATCACTGTCTGAAATTTTGATCATGTCTTTCGTAGACGGTTCAAAAGAATGAGCATCGGTGCCTGGAGGGATTACATTTGATACAGAAACATGCTTACCGCCAATCCTTTTCGTAAAGTATTCCAGGGGATAAAGTGTTGTAGTTATGGTAAGCTTATGAGGGCTGTTTAATTTATGTTTAGTGCCATTCGCGCAGCCGGATAGTATCAGTGATCCTATGATCATAAACGTCAAGGCGGCATAGTGTCTTTTCATATGAGTGCTCCTTCCAAACGCATCAAAAATAATTCATCTTATTATAACGGAAACATTACGTTTTGCAAAGCGTATTTGTTCCGATTTATTTTTGAGCATGCAAAAGAATAGACTTCTGTCCATGAATAAAGGATAATACATCCATTACAACCTTTTGGAAAGGGGAAGCAAATGAGTGTAGAAGATCATAAAAGACAGGCTCCTTCTTCTGTCTGCTGCAAGATTATTACTGTGAGTGATACGAGATCAGAAGAAACCGATCGCACCGGCACTCTTATAAAAGAGCAGTTAACGCTGAACGGCCATACAGTGGGAGACTATGTAATTGTAAAAGATGAGCGAAGGGAAATCGAATCTTCTGTCTTGGCAGGGTGTGAAGCAAGTGATATCCAGGCTATTTTAATTAATGGCGGAACTGGCATTGCTGTCAGGGATGTTACCATTGAAACGCTAAAACCATTGTTTACAAAGGAAATTACAGGTTTTGGCGAGCTTTTCAGGATGTTAAGTTATATCGAGGATATTGGATCTGCAGCCATTCTGAGCAGAGCAGCGGCAGGAGTTGTTGGCTCCACAGCGGTTTTTGCAATGCCCGGATCAACAGGAGCGGCAGCTTTAGCCATGAAAAAGCTGATTCTCCCCGAGCTCTCTCATGTCATTCGGGAAATCAATAAAGATTTATAAAGAAGAAAAAAAGTCAGTTCTTCCGTTTAGTGGTCATAAATGTATACTCTATCCAATAAATTTCAGTAAAGAGCCATGATTGCTGAAACTATTTAATTGGATCAACGTATACTATACTATGAAAACGCTTTAACGGGAGGAAATGATGGGCGGATTACTGCGGAAAGCCGTTGAAGAGAGGAAGAATTTCCTTATTCAGATGCTAAAGAAAAACGGAATAAACAAAGAAGTAGAAGCAGAGCTTTCCACATGGCCATTGACTGAATTGGAAGAAGAATATAAAAGCTGGCTTTTTCAGCAAAAGGATGGGATGGATCCTGGCAAAAAAGTTTAAATAAAACACAGTGAGGGAATAAACAATAGAACGTATGTGTCCTTCTTAGGGCTTTTTTTGTGTGATGGCTTAATACTGCTCATCTATTTTATTTTTTGTTATAGTAGAAAAGAACGGCTGCAATTTATGATTAAAGGAGATCACAGCATGAACATAGCTTTTTATCTATTGCCTAAAGAAGAGGTTAAATATTTGAATCCTGAATCGACCATCAGGCAGGCATTGGAGAAGCTTTCTTATCACAAATATACATCTGTTCCCCTTGTTTCAGAGGAAGGGCAGTATGTCGGTACGCTCACAGAAGGGGATCTGCTTTGGAAATTGAAAGAAGCGTTCGACCTTGGCTTCTATGATGTAGTGAAAACAAAACTGAAGGATGTTCCACAGCGTGTGAACAACATCTCAGTATCAATCAATTCAAATATGGAAGATTTAATTACGTTGGCAACTGACCAGAACTTTATTCCGGTGACTGACGACGACGGGCATTTTATTGGGATTATCCGCCGCCGGGACATCATTAAGTACTGCGCAAATACAATATGGAATAACAAAATAAATGAAAACTAGGTGTTGACAAATACTATATTTAGTGTGAAAGTAAATGTATCAAACTAAATATAGTATTTTTGAAACAAAAGGTGTCTTATAAGACTTAATAGGGAATCCGGTAAATCAATCCGGAGCTGTCCCCGCAACTGTCATGTGGACGAAATGAGAATCCACTGTGTAAGGAACGCGCACGATCGTGTGGCTTTTACATGGGAAGGCTCAGAGTAGGAGGAAGCATTAGCCAGTAGACCTGCCTTTTTGTTTCACGATTTTGATTCTTCGGGGATTGAGAAGCAAAAACGGCACACTTTACTGCTATTTTTGATTCTTACAACTCGTGTCGTTTTTTTAGGCTCATCCACTGGATGGGCCTTTTTATTTTGCAGATTTTTAGAGGAGGAGATTTGACTTTGGTTATAGCAGGCGGAACAGATCATCTTGTTATGAATTGGCTGGATGAAATTCTATTGGGCTTTCCCCAGCTTGATAAAAAGGAAGAGTATACAGAACAGATAGGCTATTATGCTGATAATGGCAGTTCTCAAACAGAAGCGATGAATATGGCTATTTTGCATGCACTTGAAAGAATTTCAATGCATGAGCCGGATTGGACCTTCGTCGCAGGAAGAATGCATCTTAAAAAAATCTACTCAGATGCAGTAAAAAACAGGGGGGGCCAGGGAGTTCATGGCTATGGCCAATTCTATGGATTAATTCGTACACTGACAGACAAAGGAATCTATGATAATAACTTGTTAAGCAGCTATTCACCAGAAGAAATAGATGAGCTTGAAGCGGTGATTGTCCCTCAAAGGGATGAGCTTTTTACATATATAGGACTTCGTACATTGGCTGACCGTTATCTTGCCAAATCGCATGATGGCAAAGTGTTTGAATTGCCTCAGGAACGATTTATGATCATCGCGATGTCCTTGATGTCCGACGAACCTTCAGGCCGCCGCATGGATCTGATTAAAGAAGCGTACTGGGCAATGTCGAACCTGTATATGACCGTGGCAACTCCTACACTTGCCAATGCGGGTAAAAGCTATGGCCAGCTGTCAAGCTGCTTCATCGATACGATGGATGACAGCCTTCGAGGAATCTATGATTCTACAACAGATGCAGCAACACTTTCGAAAGGCGGAGGAGGGATCTCCGTTTACCTTGGCAAAATCAGAAGCCTTGGTTCAGAGATAAGAGGCTTCAAGGGCAATTCATCGGGCATTATTCCATGGGCGAAGCTGTTGAACCAGACAGCGGTCAGTGTCGATCAGCTCGGACAGAGAAAGGGAGCCATCGCCATCTACTACAATGTGTTCGGCAAGGATCTTTTTTCTTTTCTTGATGCCAAGCTGAATAATGGTGACGAACGGCAGCGGGTTCATGACCTGTTTTTGGGTCTCTGCATTCCGGATTTATTTATGGAAAAGGCAGAGTCGAGAGAAGACTGGTATCTGTTTGATCCTTATACGGTAAAAAAAGTAATGGGCTATGAATTGGATGATTTTTTTGATGAAGAACCCGGCAAAGGGAGTTTCCGCGATAAATATGATGAGTGCGCGGCCGCAGCCGATCAAGGGCTTTTTGGTGAAAAAGGTTCAGGAGGCTATGACGTTGTACCAGCCATTGAAATTTTTAAAAGAATCATGAAAAGCCAGCTGGAAACGGGAGTGCCGTATATGTTTTACCGGGACACGGTTAATCGGGCTAATCCTAATAAGCATGCCGGAATGGTTTACTGCAGCAATCTTTGCACGGAAATTGCCCAGAACGGATCAGCGACTACGGTCGAAGAGGAAGTAACACAGGACGGTAAAATCTTGATCACAAAGATACCTGGAGATTATGTGACTTGCAACTTAAGCTCTATTTCGCTTGCAAAAGCAGTAAAGGATGATGTGCTTGAGAGATTGATCCCAATCCAAATCCGTATGCTGGATAATGTCATTGATATGAATCAGGAGCGAATAGAAGTGAAACAAGCGGTGCTTACCAATAAGAAGTACAGGGCGATCGGATTGGGTACATTCGGGCTGCATCACTTGCTGGCAGTGGAAGGAATACGCTGGGAATCTGAAGAAGCCGTAGCTTATAATGACCGTCTTTATGAAAAAATCAGCTATTTAAGCATCCGGGCCAGCTATGAACTGGCGAAGGAAAAAGGCGCCTATCCCGCCTTTAAAGGATCTGACTGGGAAACCGGTGTTTATTTTGAAGACAGGAAGTATGAGTCTGAAGAGTGGACTATATTAAAAGAGCAGGTTCATCAGACAGGCCTGCGGAATGCATGGCTTATGGCGGTTGCTCCGAATGCGACGACCAGTTTAATTGCGAACTCCACAGCATCCGTCGATCCTATTTTTAAAAAAGAGTACTCTGAGGAGAAGAAGGATTTTAGGATCCCGGTGACGGCTCCAGATCTTACACCTCAGACAAGCTGGTATTATAAATCGGCATACGAGCTGGATCAGCATTGGAGCATTAGACAGAACGCCGTCAGACAGAAGCATGTAGACCAGTCCATCTCGTTTAACTTTTATGTCAAAAATACGATTAAAGCGAAGGAACTTCTCGATCTTCACATGACGGCATGGAAATCAGGTCTCAAAACAACGTATTATACGAGGTCTACATCTATTGCAGAATTGGAAGACTGTGAAAGCTGTTCCAGCTAATAAGGGAGTTATTTTATTAATGAAAACGAAAACACTGACAGAACGGAAACTATATGATGTAGAAGCACCGAATGCTTCTACCGGTCTAATTAACGGACAGAGCTCCAATGTCTTAAATTGGGATGACGTTCGGTACAGCTGGGCATACCCGCTCTATAAAAACATGCTCGCGAATTTTTGGACTCCCTTTGAGATCAATATGTCTGGCGACGTGAAACAATATCCGAATCTATCAAGCGAGGAAAAGGATACTTTTAATAAGATCATTGGACTGTTGGCGTTTCTGGACAGCATTCAGACGGATTACTCTTCAAGAGTGGCGGCGTACTTGACCGATTCCAGCCTGTCGGCACTAATGACGGTTTTATCCTTTCAGGAGGTTGTGCATAACCAGTCCTATTCGTATGTGTTATCGAGCTTGGTGAACAAGCAAAAACAAGATGAGATTTTTGAATACTGGAAGCATGATCCTGTCTTAAGGGAACGGAACGATTTTATTGCAAACGGCTATCTGAAGTTTACAGAAGAGCCATCACCAAAAACGTTTATGGAATCGATCGTCTATGACATTGTCCTTGAGGGATTAAACTTCTATTCTGGTTTTGCTTTCTTTTATAATCTTGCCCGAAACCAGAAAATGGTCGCCTCCAGTACGATGATCAATTATATCAACCGGGATGAGCAGCTGCACGTCAGGCTCTTCTGCCAAATTTTCAAAGAACTGCTGAATGAAGTTCCGGAATTGAATTCTGAAGAGACGGTCCAGTTTGTTCAGGAAACCTTTAAAAAGGCGGCTGAACTGGAAATACAGTGGGGACGGTACATTATCGGGGACCGTTTTCCTGGGTTGCGAATGGATGAACTTGAAGCCTATATTAAATTCATGGCCAATAAGCGGGTCAATGAGCTGGGAATACAGCGTCCTTTTGATGGGTTTAGAGAGAATCCAATGAAATGGATCAAAGCGTATGAAGATATCAATCATGGTAAGAGTGATTTTTTTGAACAGAAGTCAAGACAATATACAAAAGTCTCAGATGCCAATGGTTTTGACGATTTGTAAATTTTAACGCAAATTGTGCTAATGGAATTAAACATGATAATATGATGTTGGAGATGAAAACAGCAGCTCCTGCCGCGATTGCGGCAGGAGTCTGTTTTGTTGCATAGAAGTAATGTCTAGCTCCAGCGCCCAAGTCCTCGAGGTCGCTTGCGCTTTTCTTATAGAAAGGATGACGGATATGCTGCTTTACGTACTTGTGGGACTGGCAGGAATAGCCGGTGCCCTTCTACGGTACGGCCTTGGGCTCGGTATCGCACTTGTTTGGGAAGGGAGCTATCCGCTGGCGACCTTCTTAACCAACATGGCAGGCTCATTTGCTCTCGGATATCTTACGTTTCGAATCGGCAGAAATCCCAGGATTCACCCCTATTTAATGACGGTGCTTGGAACAGGATTGATCGGGTCGTTTACGACATTTTCTACATTTACTGTGGAAAATATTCAGCTTCTTCAGACGGGCCGCACGGCAACAGCAGTCCTATATATCATCCTAAGTTTACTAGGCGGGCTAACCATGTCATGGCTAGGTTTCCTTCTTGGATCACTGACACGAGGCGGCGAGGAACAGCGAGTATGATGCAAGTGATGCTTGTAGCAGCGGGCGGGTTCTTTGGAGCCATTTTCAGATTTGGCCTTGGACAATTCATAAAAAGGATAACAGACTCCCCTTTTCCAATCGCTACCTTGTTTGTTAATATTACTGGTTCATTTCTACTCGGTATGCTTACAGGAATGCACGCGGGAGATTCTATCAGACTGTTTTTTGGCATAGGATTTATGGGGGCGTTCACTACGTTTTCTACTTTAAAACTGGAGAACATTCAATTCTATAGAAAAAGGCAGTGGAAGTATTTAATTACTTATCTGGCAATCAGTTATGCGGGAGGACTTCTGGCGGCATTTATCGGTTTTATGATAAACTTCAAATGACTTATCGGTTAGCCGGAGGCATCTGGCTGGCCCTAAAAGATGGACAAGGTTCAGGGATATAACTTTAATAGAGAGTAGGTATATAAATTGAAAGAAATGATATTATCACTTTTGGAATGGATTGTAGGGCTTGGACATTTAGGCATTGCTCTTGGTCTTATGATAGAAGTCATTCCCAGTGAACTTGTTTTATCTTACGCAGGCTATATGATCTCACAAGGACATTTGACCTTTGCAGGCTCTGTAATTGCCGGAACGATTGGCGGAACCATTGCCCAGCTATTTCTATATTGGATGGGGTATTATGGAGGACGGCCGTTTTTGGAGAAGTACGGTAAATATATCCTGATCAGCCACAAACAAATTGATCTTTCAGAAAGTTGGTTTCAAAAATACGGGACTGGCGTGATCTTTTTTGCCCGTTTTATCCCTGTTGTTCGCCATGCCATCTCCATTCCAGCGGGTATCGCGAAGATGCGTTTCTCTACATTTACACTGTATACTTTGATAGCCATCATTCCCTGGTCGATCTTGTTTATCTACCTTGGAACCACGCTGGGCAGTAACTGGGAAGATATTAAAACCATTGCGGCGCCTTATACAAGAGGAATAATGATAGCTGCCATATTGCTGTTGTTTATCGTTGTTTTGCTCAAAGTGAAAAAAGGAAAAAAATAGCTTTTAACTTTTGGTATGACAGGAGAAGGCCTCTGAATAGGGGTCTTTTTCTTTTGTCCTGTTCATACACTAAAGAAAAAGAGCAGGCAGGTGAAATCATGGATGAACGTCAGAGAAATAAAAAAATCAATGAACTGCTGCTGAAAATAAATGGGGATCCAGAAAAAGAAGAAGTCGCTGGATATGTTGCCCGTGCAATGAGAGAATGCGGTTATAGCAATGAAAACATACATCAGGTCATCAAACACGTTTATCGCCAGTTTGAACATATCAAATCGTAAACACGCGAACAGCCGGCGTGTTTTTTTGTTACACTCTAATTGGAAGTGCGTTACTCGCAAACCAAAACGAAGGAGAGAGGTGCTAAAAATGAAGCAATCCATTCTATCACTTTTCGATATTCAATATCCCATCGTACAAGCAGGAATGGCCGGCGGGCCAGCTACTCCTGAGCTGGCTGCGGCTGTTTCCAATGCCGGAGGATTAGGAACCCTGGGTGCAGGATACATGAAACCTGCAGATCTACAAGCTGCAATCAAAACAATCAGGGAAACATCGGATAAGCCTTATGCTGTAAATCTTTTCCTCCCTGAAGAATTCATGGAGGACAGAGCGCAGACAGAAAAGATGCAGGCGCTGCTCGCACCTTTCCGCTCTTCACTTGGTCTGGAAAAGATGACGGGTAAAAAAGAACATCAGTCCATCTTTCAAGAACAGCTTCAATGTGTCCTTGATGCGCAAGTTCCGATCGTGAGTTTTACATTTAACGCCCCCTCAGATGAACTTGTGGATCTTTTGAAAGGGCACGGGGTAAGGATTATGGCTACTGCAACATCAGTGGAGGAAGGTCAGAAGCTGGAGGCACTGGGGATTGACGCCATTTCTGCACAAGGCAGCGAGGCTGGCGGCCACCGGGGAACGTTTATAGGTGAAGCAGAAGATGCATTGATCGGGACGATGGCACTCATTCCGCTGCTCACAGATGCGGTTTCTGTGCCAGTTATAGCAGCCGGAGGAATTATGGACGGACGGGGAATCGCTGCCGCTATGGCACTCGGAGCGAGTGGAGTACAGCTCGGTACGGCATTTTTAGCTTCAGCTGAAAGCGGTGCCCATCCTTTGCATAAAGACGCCGTTCTTCATGCAAAGGAAACGGATCTGCGGCTGACGAAGGCTTTTTCTGGAAAGATGGCCAGGGGCATCAACAATGATTTTATGAAGCAGATGGCAGCAGTAGAAGATCTCCCGCCATACCCGATTCAGAATGCAATGACGTCAGAAATCCGCAAGAAAGCGGCAAGTGAAGGTAAAAGAGAGTGGATGTCATTATGGGCAGGGCAAGGTGCTCCTCTTGCAGAAAGCCGTCCTGCCCGTGAAATAATGAACCATCTGCTGAAGGAATACAACGAAGTCATAAGCCAGATGAAACCGTTCTGACAGCAAGACAGCCGCAGCCCATGACCCGGGCTTGCGGCTGTTATTTTTTAAACTTTCTGAGGAGTTCTGCTGTTGTATTCTTCAATTCTTTAGCAGAATCTCCAACACTTTTAATGCTTTGTTTTTTATTATAAATATCATATTTTAAGTACTCTGTTTTCTCGTTCAGAAGAGCAGTCTGATTGGTTACATCGTTCATTTCCGCCTGCATGAGCTGCGTCGTCCGGTTTAAGCTCTCCATCGTCTGGCGGCTCGATTTCATCAGTTTAACAGCATGGACCCCAAGGAAAACCAATGCAGCAACGACGACAGCAATACTGATATAAATAATGGCCATGTTCTTCCTCCTTATGTTCTCTATAATCAAGTGATACCCAATATTATTATCATACAAACAAAAGCCGCCTGATATTCAATGAATCAGTCGGCTTCATTCATCGGGCACGTTTTGCAGCATGTGCCTCCATCTGTTCTGTAATATAGG
This genomic stretch from Fictibacillus marinisediminis harbors:
- a CDS encoding YjcZ family sporulation protein, producing the protein MGHAVGGRGFALIVVLFVLLIIVGCACAF
- a CDS encoding YjcZ family sporulation protein: MSFGCGGSGFALIVVLFILLIIIGCACAFC
- a CDS encoding copper resistance CopC family protein, whose translation is MKKYILILTAVFFLCSASIASAHTGLESSQPAEGAVIKENLSKITLTFESKIENLSTMKVTKDGKPLDVKVAVKNNIMTGTAPSPLENGKYKVNYKIIGADGHIIQKDYSFAVQKPKEEKAVKEAPKKEKEKGEKTQKEEQQKKAEKAESKSNNAAAPLFIVVLLIVIIGAVLFIKRRKS
- a CDS encoding metal ABC transporter solute-binding protein, Zn/Mn family — its product is MKRHYAALTFMIIGSLILSGCANGTKHKLNSPHKLTITTTLYPLEYFTKRIGGKHVSVSNVIPPGTDAHSFEPSTKDMIKISDSDAFIYNGTGIEGFADKVNETVKNEGVESIKAAKGLTLEKVEHRDEDPDEHGDKDPHIWLDPVFSIQMAKNIEQALIKLNPKAKADFTKNYLSLKKDLEKLDTSFNQTIKNSPHKEIIVSHAAYGYWEHRYGLKQIPVSGLSTSQEPSQRQLQDLIKHVKAKHIHYVLLENSASDKLARVVEHETGTKTLKLRNLETLIPKDAEANEDYLSLMQKNVQVLKQSLK
- a CDS encoding MogA/MoaB family molybdenum cofactor biosynthesis protein, producing the protein MSVEDHKRQAPSSVCCKIITVSDTRSEETDRTGTLIKEQLTLNGHTVGDYVIVKDERREIESSVLAGCEASDIQAILINGGTGIAVRDVTIETLKPLFTKEITGFGELFRMLSYIEDIGSAAILSRAAAGVVGSTAVFAMPGSTGAAALAMKKLILPELSHVIREINKDL
- a CDS encoding Fur-regulated basic protein FbpA, with product MGGLLRKAVEERKNFLIQMLKKNGINKEVEAELSTWPLTELEEEYKSWLFQQKDGMDPGKKV
- a CDS encoding CBS domain-containing protein translates to MNIAFYLLPKEEVKYLNPESTIRQALEKLSYHKYTSVPLVSEEGQYVGTLTEGDLLWKLKEAFDLGFYDVVKTKLKDVPQRVNNISVSINSNMEDLITLATDQNFIPVTDDDGHFIGIIRRRDIIKYCANTIWNNKINEN
- a CDS encoding ribonucleoside-diphosphate reductase subunit alpha; translation: MNWLDEILLGFPQLDKKEEYTEQIGYYADNGSSQTEAMNMAILHALERISMHEPDWTFVAGRMHLKKIYSDAVKNRGGQGVHGYGQFYGLIRTLTDKGIYDNNLLSSYSPEEIDELEAVIVPQRDELFTYIGLRTLADRYLAKSHDGKVFELPQERFMIIAMSLMSDEPSGRRMDLIKEAYWAMSNLYMTVATPTLANAGKSYGQLSSCFIDTMDDSLRGIYDSTTDAATLSKGGGGISVYLGKIRSLGSEIRGFKGNSSGIIPWAKLLNQTAVSVDQLGQRKGAIAIYYNVFGKDLFSFLDAKLNNGDERQRVHDLFLGLCIPDLFMEKAESREDWYLFDPYTVKKVMGYELDDFFDEEPGKGSFRDKYDECAAAADQGLFGEKGSGGYDVVPAIEIFKRIMKSQLETGVPYMFYRDTVNRANPNKHAGMVYCSNLCTEIAQNGSATTVEEEVTQDGKILITKIPGDYVTCNLSSISLAKAVKDDVLERLIPIQIRMLDNVIDMNQERIEVKQAVLTNKKYRAIGLGTFGLHHLLAVEGIRWESEEAVAYNDRLYEKISYLSIRASYELAKEKGAYPAFKGSDWETGVYFEDRKYESEEWTILKEQVHQTGLRNAWLMAVAPNATTSLIANSTASVDPIFKKEYSEEKKDFRIPVTAPDLTPQTSWYYKSAYELDQHWSIRQNAVRQKHVDQSISFNFYVKNTIKAKELLDLHMTAWKSGLKTTYYTRSTSIAELEDCESCSS
- a CDS encoding ribonucleotide-diphosphate reductase subunit beta yields the protein MKTKTLTERKLYDVEAPNASTGLINGQSSNVLNWDDVRYSWAYPLYKNMLANFWTPFEINMSGDVKQYPNLSSEEKDTFNKIIGLLAFLDSIQTDYSSRVAAYLTDSSLSALMTVLSFQEVVHNQSYSYVLSSLVNKQKQDEIFEYWKHDPVLRERNDFIANGYLKFTEEPSPKTFMESIVYDIVLEGLNFYSGFAFFYNLARNQKMVASSTMINYINRDEQLHVRLFCQIFKELLNEVPELNSEETVQFVQETFKKAAELEIQWGRYIIGDRFPGLRMDELEAYIKFMANKRVNELGIQRPFDGFRENPMKWIKAYEDINHGKSDFFEQKSRQYTKVSDANGFDDL
- the crcB gene encoding fluoride efflux transporter CrcB; amino-acid sequence: MLLYVLVGLAGIAGALLRYGLGLGIALVWEGSYPLATFLTNMAGSFALGYLTFRIGRNPRIHPYLMTVLGTGLIGSFTTFSTFTVENIQLLQTGRTATAVLYIILSLLGGLTMSWLGFLLGSLTRGGEEQRV
- the crcB gene encoding fluoride efflux transporter CrcB; this encodes MMQVMLVAAGGFFGAIFRFGLGQFIKRITDSPFPIATLFVNITGSFLLGMLTGMHAGDSIRLFFGIGFMGAFTTFSTLKLENIQFYRKRQWKYLITYLAISYAGGLLAAFIGFMINFK
- a CDS encoding DedA family protein produces the protein MKEMILSLLEWIVGLGHLGIALGLMIEVIPSELVLSYAGYMISQGHLTFAGSVIAGTIGGTIAQLFLYWMGYYGGRPFLEKYGKYILISHKQIDLSESWFQKYGTGVIFFARFIPVVRHAISIPAGIAKMRFSTFTLYTLIAIIPWSILFIYLGTTLGSNWEDIKTIAAPYTRGIMIAAILLLFIVVLLKVKKGKK
- a CDS encoding NAD(P)H-dependent flavin oxidoreductase, encoding MKQSILSLFDIQYPIVQAGMAGGPATPELAAAVSNAGGLGTLGAGYMKPADLQAAIKTIRETSDKPYAVNLFLPEEFMEDRAQTEKMQALLAPFRSSLGLEKMTGKKEHQSIFQEQLQCVLDAQVPIVSFTFNAPSDELVDLLKGHGVRIMATATSVEEGQKLEALGIDAISAQGSEAGGHRGTFIGEAEDALIGTMALIPLLTDAVSVPVIAAGGIMDGRGIAAAMALGASGVQLGTAFLASAESGAHPLHKDAVLHAKETDLRLTKAFSGKMARGINNDFMKQMAAVEDLPPYPIQNAMTSEIRKKAASEGKREWMSLWAGQGAPLAESRPAREIMNHLLKEYNEVISQMKPF
- a CDS encoding DUF948 domain-containing protein encodes the protein MAIIYISIAVVVAALVFLGVHAVKLMKSSRQTMESLNRTTQLMQAEMNDVTNQTALLNEKTEYLKYDIYNKKQSIKSVGDSAKELKNTTAELLRKFKK